In Desulfovibrio sp. Fe33, one DNA window encodes the following:
- the cas2e gene encoding type I-E CRISPR-associated endoribonuclease Cas2e — translation MAMTVIVVENVPPRLRGRLAVWMLEIRAGVYVGDLSARTREMIWSTVEGGVEEGNGVMAWQSPEEQGFSFATTGVNRRIPVDFDGMTLVSFLPLSEKE, via the coding sequence ATGGCGATGACGGTCATCGTGGTTGAAAACGTACCGCCGCGCCTTCGCGGCCGCCTGGCGGTCTGGATGCTGGAAATCCGTGCCGGCGTGTATGTCGGGGACCTTTCGGCACGCACACGGGAGATGATCTGGTCCACGGTGGAGGGCGGCGTGGAGGAAGGCAACGGCGTAATGGCTTGGCAAAGCCCCGAGGAACAGGGATTTTCCTTTGCCACGACAGGCGTCAACCGGCGCATTCCCGTGGACTTCGACGGAATGACGCTGGTAAGCTTCCTGCCGCTGTCGGAAAAGGAGTAA
- the cas1e gene encoding type I-E CRISPR-associated endonuclease Cas1e: MLPKLSPLPLKERSSMVFLEKGRLDVLDGSFVLVDAEGVRVHVPVGGVCCILLEPGIRVSHAAVVLAARSGTLLVWVGEAGVRLYAVGQPGGARSDKLLWQASLALDDTARLNVVRRMYALRFDGDVPAGRSVDQLRGMEGARVRAMYAQLAKLYHVSWSGRNYDPRAFSSGDVPNQCLSAATSCLYGISEAAILAAGYAPAIGFLHTGKPRSFVYDVADLIKFETVVPAAFSVAAKNPSEPERETRQACRDMFRRKRVLKRIIPLIEDVLSAGGKPMPEPAPEAAGPAFEEERGHGDDGHRG; encoded by the coding sequence ATGCTGCCGAAGCTGTCGCCATTGCCGCTGAAGGAGCGGTCCAGCATGGTCTTTCTGGAAAAGGGCCGACTGGACGTGCTGGACGGCTCCTTCGTGCTGGTGGATGCGGAAGGGGTTCGGGTGCATGTGCCGGTCGGCGGCGTATGCTGCATCCTGCTCGAACCCGGCATCCGCGTGTCCCATGCGGCGGTGGTGTTGGCCGCCCGCTCCGGCACCCTGCTCGTCTGGGTGGGAGAGGCGGGAGTGCGGCTGTATGCCGTCGGTCAGCCGGGCGGGGCCAGGAGCGATAAACTGCTCTGGCAGGCTTCGTTGGCGCTCGACGACACGGCGCGGCTGAACGTGGTCCGGCGGATGTACGCCCTGCGTTTCGACGGCGACGTCCCTGCCGGACGCAGCGTGGACCAACTTCGCGGCATGGAGGGCGCCCGCGTGCGCGCCATGTACGCGCAGTTGGCGAAGCTCTATCACGTGTCCTGGTCCGGGCGTAACTACGACCCGCGCGCGTTTTCGAGCGGCGACGTTCCCAACCAGTGCCTCAGCGCGGCCACCTCGTGCCTGTACGGCATCAGTGAGGCGGCCATCCTGGCGGCTGGATACGCTCCGGCCATCGGATTCCTGCATACGGGCAAGCCTCGTTCATTCGTCTACGATGTGGCGGATTTGATCAAATTCGAAACCGTGGTGCCCGCCGCCTTTTCCGTGGCGGCGAAGAATCCGTCGGAACCGGAACGGGAGACGCGTCAAGCCTGCCGGGACATGTTCCGCAGGAAACGGGTGCTCAAACGCATCATTCCGCTAATTGAGGACGTCCTTTCGGCGGGCGGCAAGCCCATGCCCGAACCCGCTCCCGAAGCGGCGGGTCCGGCTTTTGAGGAGGAACGCGGCCATGGCGATGACGGTCATCGTGGTTGA
- the casB gene encoding type I-E CRISPR-associated protein Cse2/CasB yields the protein MTLTDALKDDGFSKTVEAWWHSLENDRGQRAELRRARSRTEAYVSPAYRNGLAKKLAKFKLSEPDLERLALAAGVLANARTLCKGHFAAVFAREGKGSPDMRDVRFRKLLAVGDDEYDELYGVLVRFVRMCDGKASLGGLIRDTRHWNDAARMQWATEYYPNRPKA from the coding sequence ATGACGCTTACCGACGCTCTCAAGGACGATGGTTTCTCGAAAACCGTCGAAGCATGGTGGCATTCGCTGGAAAATGACCGCGGCCAGCGGGCGGAGCTGCGCCGGGCCAGGAGCCGCACCGAGGCGTATGTCTCCCCGGCGTATCGCAACGGGCTGGCCAAAAAGCTGGCGAAATTCAAGCTGAGCGAGCCCGATCTGGAACGGCTGGCCCTGGCCGCCGGGGTGTTGGCCAACGCCCGGACGCTCTGCAAGGGCCATTTCGCCGCGGTCTTTGCCCGCGAGGGCAAGGGCAGCCCGGACATGCGCGACGTGCGCTTCCGCAAGCTGCTGGCCGTGGGCGACGACGAATACGACGAATTGTACGGCGTGCTGGTCCGCTTCGTGCGCATGTGCGACGGCAAGGCCAGCCTCGGCGGACTGATCCGCGATACCCGCCACTGGAACGACGCGGCCCGGATGCAATGGGCCACGGAATACTACCCCAACCGACCCAAGGCATAA
- the casA gene encoding type I-E CRISPR-associated protein Cse1/CasA, with protein sequence MEYNLMNEPWLPAIFGDGRTEWIRPWEIVGDDPPVALNPQRPDFRAALMEFLVGLLQTAFAPESMKARDELLKNPPDRETLRSAFTAHAPYFNLFGERPRFMQDLTMSDADKPVRNGVGALLIEQPGAITLRENKDLFIKRGQLKTLCPACAAAALHTLQAFAPSGGRGNRTSMRGGGPLSTLAVGKTLWESLWLNVSPSKGEPNFKAAPGDDELKTRVYPWMSPTRTSDKNEQVHPDDMHPLHAFWGMPRRIVLRETDATAPCDICGRTHPVAVREFLSRPNGYNYGPEWVHPLTPYTIEEGKPPLSIKGRSNIEAYGNWLGVVYGEPDGKRFMRPARCVRNARRQSRKVNVAGYDMDNAKAREWCEHLFPIIPVEGDTAAFSRDVNNMVTAADQVRRILVGTLKDALVNEAGKNQAKIDSDLFKNTGNRFWSETEAAFYECAAKLAALPDNDEDLAERDALRLAWGGRLLRAAKTLFEDAAGRIGIPPERMKRYVDARSQLIAFTIKKLRDMEMHPQKEIQ encoded by the coding sequence ATGGAATATAATTTGATGAACGAACCCTGGCTGCCCGCCATCTTCGGGGACGGGCGGACCGAATGGATTCGGCCGTGGGAGATCGTCGGCGACGACCCGCCCGTGGCCTTGAATCCGCAACGGCCGGATTTCCGGGCCGCGCTCATGGAGTTTCTTGTGGGGTTGCTGCAAACGGCCTTTGCGCCGGAAAGCATGAAGGCCCGCGACGAGCTGCTGAAGAACCCGCCGGACCGGGAAACGCTCCGCTCGGCCTTCACGGCCCATGCCCCCTACTTCAACCTCTTCGGCGAACGCCCCCGGTTCATGCAGGACCTGACCATGTCCGATGCGGACAAGCCGGTCCGCAACGGGGTGGGCGCGCTGCTCATCGAGCAACCCGGCGCCATCACCCTGCGGGAGAACAAGGACCTCTTCATTAAGCGCGGACAGTTGAAGACGCTCTGCCCGGCCTGTGCGGCGGCGGCATTGCATACCCTACAGGCCTTTGCGCCGTCCGGAGGCCGCGGCAACCGCACTTCCATGCGCGGCGGCGGACCGCTTTCCACCCTGGCCGTCGGGAAAACCCTCTGGGAAAGCCTATGGTTGAACGTCTCCCCGTCCAAAGGGGAGCCGAACTTCAAGGCCGCGCCCGGGGACGACGAGCTCAAAACACGCGTCTATCCCTGGATGTCGCCCACCCGCACCAGCGACAAGAACGAGCAGGTCCACCCGGATGACATGCACCCGCTGCACGCCTTCTGGGGAATGCCGAGGCGCATCGTTCTTCGCGAGACCGACGCCACGGCCCCCTGCGACATATGCGGCAGGACGCACCCGGTAGCGGTGCGGGAATTCCTGTCCCGTCCCAACGGCTACAATTACGGGCCCGAATGGGTGCATCCGTTGACGCCCTACACCATCGAGGAGGGCAAGCCCCCTCTCTCCATCAAGGGGAGAAGCAATATCGAGGCCTACGGCAACTGGCTCGGCGTGGTCTACGGCGAACCGGACGGCAAGCGGTTCATGCGGCCCGCCCGATGCGTGCGCAACGCCCGAAGGCAAAGCCGGAAAGTTAACGTGGCAGGCTACGACATGGACAACGCCAAGGCCCGGGAATGGTGCGAACACCTGTTCCCGATCATTCCCGTGGAGGGGGACACAGCGGCCTTCAGCCGGGACGTCAACAACATGGTCACGGCAGCGGACCAGGTGCGGCGCATCCTGGTGGGGACGCTCAAGGACGCCCTGGTCAACGAGGCTGGTAAGAACCAGGCCAAGATCGACAGCGACCTATTCAAGAATACGGGCAACCGATTTTGGAGCGAAACCGAAGCGGCGTTCTACGAATGCGCAGCCAAACTGGCCGCGTTGCCGGACAACGACGAGGACCTCGCCGAACGCGACGCCCTCCGCCTGGCCTGGGGCGGCCGTCTGCTCAGGGCGGCGAAGACACTCTTCGAAGACGCCGCCGGACGGATCGGCATCCCGCCCGAACGCATGAAGCGTTACGTGGATGCGCGTTCGCAACTGATCGCCTTTACCATCAAGAAATTGCGGGACATGGAAATGCACCCGCAAAAGGAGATCCAATGA
- the cas5e gene encoding type I-E CRISPR-associated protein Cas5/CasD, which translates to MQDYLVFTLRGPLQSWGASSAVGEVRATAGHPGRSGVAGLLAAALGIRRDRTAALEALHGAVRLAARADDSGERMIDYHTVQTPPNQKKVTYYTRRDELLTKVTPQQLSTILSEREYLAGAAFTVCVWLEGDAGYGLAAMREALRHPRLTLYLGRKSCPPGFPLLPEVISARDAAAALALYDAQHGKTCAAGRGFARPTDRPVWSDEGHGIEGVEERTTRYSVRDVLSNAAKRQFALRRECHFLLPEEQEADHVHE; encoded by the coding sequence ATGCAGGACTATCTCGTATTCACTCTGCGGGGTCCCCTGCAAAGCTGGGGCGCGTCCTCGGCCGTGGGCGAGGTGCGGGCCACGGCCGGGCATCCGGGCCGCTCCGGCGTGGCGGGCCTGCTGGCCGCCGCCCTCGGCATACGGCGCGACCGGACCGCCGCCCTCGAGGCGTTGCACGGCGCGGTGCGCCTCGCCGCGCGTGCGGATGATTCCGGAGAACGGATGATCGACTACCATACCGTGCAGACGCCGCCGAACCAGAAAAAGGTGACGTACTACACCCGCCGGGACGAACTGCTGACCAAGGTGACGCCGCAACAGCTATCCACCATCCTGTCCGAACGGGAGTATCTGGCCGGAGCCGCCTTCACGGTCTGCGTCTGGCTGGAGGGCGATGCCGGATACGGCCTCGCTGCCATGCGGGAAGCGCTGCGCCATCCCCGGCTGACCCTCTACCTGGGCCGCAAATCCTGCCCGCCCGGATTCCCGTTGCTGCCCGAGGTGATTTCGGCGCGGGACGCGGCAGCGGCCCTTGCCCTCTACGACGCCCAGCACGGCAAAACATGCGCCGCAGGCCGAGGCTTCGCCAGGCCGACCGACCGACCGGTCTGGTCCGACGAAGGACACGGCATCGAAGGCGTGGAGGAACGCACAACACGCTACTCGGTGCGCGACGTGCTGAGCAACGCCGCGAAACGGCAGTTCGCCCTTCGACGCGAGTGCCATTTTCTCCTTCCGGAGGAACAGGAGGCCGATCATGTTCATGAGTAA
- the cas6e gene encoding type I-E CRISPR-associated protein Cas6/Cse3/CasE has product MSKIELDMAASARLGVYEAHQLLWRLFSDAADRRRDFLYRQLGRDTFLAVSEREPQRRKFVRRLEVKPYAPQLAEGERVLFSLRLNPVVKRREPIPGDERGRQVRVDMVQDERKRLMREGAPLPPRSEIAQRVALQWLEKRQERLGVSLDPDSVMAEAYDQARFGKRGGTKPMVLSRIDVRGFASVTGPERLRQALFQGVGCAKGLGFGLLMVRRA; this is encoded by the coding sequence ATGAGTAAGATAGAGCTGGACATGGCTGCATCCGCCCGGCTCGGCGTATACGAGGCGCACCAGCTCCTCTGGCGTCTTTTTTCGGACGCGGCGGATCGGCGGCGCGACTTCCTGTACCGGCAGCTCGGCCGCGACACGTTCCTGGCGGTATCCGAGCGGGAGCCGCAACGACGGAAGTTCGTCCGCCGCCTGGAGGTGAAGCCCTATGCGCCGCAGCTCGCGGAAGGCGAGCGGGTGCTGTTCTCCCTGCGGCTCAATCCCGTGGTGAAGCGGCGCGAGCCGATCCCGGGCGACGAGCGGGGCCGCCAGGTCCGGGTGGACATGGTGCAGGACGAACGCAAACGGCTGATGCGCGAAGGAGCCCCCCTGCCGCCGCGCTCGGAGATCGCCCAACGCGTCGCCCTGCAATGGCTGGAAAAACGGCAGGAGCGCCTGGGGGTTTCGCTTGATCCGGACTCGGTCATGGCCGAGGCCTACGACCAGGCCCGGTTCGGCAAACGGGGCGGGACTAAACCCATGGTGCTGTCGCGCATCGACGTGCGCGGATTTGCCTCGGTCACAGGTCCCGAGCGGCTGCGGCAGGCCCTTTTCCAAGGCGTGGGATGTGCCAAGGGACTCGGATTCGGGCTGCTCATGGTCAGGCGGGCCTGA
- a CDS encoding outer membrane lipoprotein-sorting protein, whose product MHNVKHILFLVAFSLLLGCGQVFAMDAGEVLLAVDRNLAPVSYESYRKLINIEPDGSKREYVLYTIKKGQDMVASVFLKPSSEKGRATLRLGDNMWLHIPSVAKPVRITSLQSVTGGIFNNADIMRLDYSVEYAPESMEESGDAYVLRLKAKTNDVAYDRLEMLVAKDQLVPTEIKCLAASGMLIKTLHFKKMTDFGDGFIRPAIVETDSPLHKGYLSVMIFARMKARDFSDEVFTLNYLPRIETLRQ is encoded by the coding sequence ATGCATAACGTAAAACATATTCTCTTCCTGGTCGCCTTCAGCCTCCTCCTTGGCTGCGGCCAGGTGTTCGCCATGGATGCCGGGGAAGTGCTGCTGGCAGTGGACCGCAACCTTGCCCCGGTCAGCTACGAATCCTACCGCAAGCTCATCAACATCGAGCCGGACGGGAGCAAGCGGGAATACGTCCTGTACACCATCAAGAAAGGGCAGGACATGGTGGCCTCCGTCTTCCTGAAGCCTTCCAGCGAAAAGGGCCGTGCGACCCTGCGCCTGGGCGACAACATGTGGCTCCACATTCCGAGCGTGGCCAAGCCGGTCAGGATAACCAGCCTGCAATCGGTAACGGGCGGCATCTTCAATAACGCCGACATCATGCGGCTCGACTACAGCGTCGAATATGCGCCGGAGTCCATGGAAGAAAGCGGCGACGCCTACGTTCTCCGCCTCAAGGCGAAGACCAACGACGTGGCCTATGACAGGCTGGAGATGCTGGTGGCGAAGGACCAACTGGTCCCGACGGAAATCAAGTGTCTCGCGGCGTCCGGAATGCTCATCAAGACACTGCATTTCAAGAAAATGACAGACTTCGGCGACGGATTCATCCGTCCGGCCATTGTCGAGACGGACAGCCCGCTTCACAAGGGGTACCTCTCGGTGATGATTTTCGCCCGGATGAAGGCCAGGGACTTTTCGGATGAAGTCTTCACCCTCAACTACCTGCCGCGGATAGAAACCCTCCGTCAGTGA
- the cas7e gene encoding type I-E CRISPR-associated protein Cas7/Cse4/CasC: protein MSRFLQLHVLTTYPASNLNRDDLGRPKTVKMGNCQRLRVSSQSLKRAWRTSEYISGGLADNFGTRTKEIGKYVYFALVNGVTFHEAMLDAGATGDRTTVKKNAAEEIARAIAGAFAKNKAQYKAKQDEFNEKAFLDSLETEQMAHVNPVELAAVAALVEDCRETGKVPEAENLDLLRGEGNAVDVAMFGRMLASRPEFNVEAAVQVAHAMTVHKGVVEDDFFTAVDDLNKDDAGAGHMGVAEFGAGVFYLYVCIDRELLKENLGGDAALCNRALEALTRAVVTVSPSGKQNSFASRAVASYCLAEKGDTHPRTLAEAFLKPMDGADPLADAIAALETKRDSFDTMLGETADACVYGHGRATLPELCGFIAE from the coding sequence ATGTCCCGTTTTCTTCAACTGCACGTCCTGACCACCTACCCCGCCAGCAACCTGAACCGCGACGACCTCGGCCGCCCCAAGACCGTGAAAATGGGCAACTGCCAGCGGCTGCGGGTCTCCTCCCAGAGTCTCAAGCGCGCATGGCGCACGTCGGAATACATTTCCGGCGGACTGGCCGACAACTTCGGCACCCGCACCAAGGAAATCGGCAAATACGTCTACTTCGCCCTGGTCAACGGCGTAACCTTCCACGAGGCCATGCTGGATGCCGGGGCAACCGGTGACCGCACGACCGTCAAGAAGAACGCCGCAGAGGAAATAGCCCGGGCCATCGCCGGGGCCTTCGCCAAGAACAAGGCGCAATACAAGGCCAAGCAGGACGAGTTCAACGAAAAGGCATTCCTCGATTCGCTGGAGACCGAGCAGATGGCTCACGTGAACCCCGTGGAGCTTGCCGCCGTGGCCGCCCTGGTGGAGGACTGCCGTGAAACCGGCAAGGTCCCCGAAGCGGAAAACCTCGACCTGCTGCGCGGCGAAGGCAATGCCGTGGATGTCGCCATGTTCGGCCGTATGTTGGCCAGCCGCCCCGAATTCAATGTGGAGGCCGCCGTACAGGTGGCGCACGCCATGACCGTACACAAGGGCGTGGTGGAGGACGACTTCTTCACCGCCGTGGACGACCTGAACAAGGACGATGCCGGAGCCGGGCACATGGGCGTGGCCGAATTCGGCGCGGGGGTGTTCTATCTGTATGTCTGCATCGACCGCGAATTGCTGAAGGAAAATCTGGGCGGCGATGCGGCGCTCTGCAACCGGGCGCTTGAAGCCCTGACGCGGGCCGTGGTCACCGTCAGCCCCTCGGGCAAGCAAAACAGCTTCGCCTCGCGGGCCGTGGCTTCCTACTGCCTGGCGGAAAAAGGCGACACCCACCCCCGCACGCTGGCCGAGGCCTTTTTGAAGCCCATGGATGGCGCTGATCCGCTTGCCGATGCGATTGCGGCGCTCGAAACCAAACGCGACAGCTTCGACACCATGCTCGGCGAAACGGCCGATGCCTGCGTGTACGGCCACGGCCGGGCCACGCTCCCCGAACTGTGCGGGTTCATCGCGGAGTAA
- the cas3 gene encoding CRISPR-associated helicase Cas3': MQYNYWGKSFTDGRWHHLAHHCLDAAAVTERLLETNTSWQARADALSPLPSAYTRSLLLFLAACHDIGKFHPGFQRLVRPLGESLGHVRGAYAHHHTEYGLAFWEQLQPEDFLDLPDPYALQPLLTAALCHHGAPRDTPMDLGPSYGYVMPDVAEFIREMAATFLTVPCPECAACEEDAFQPLSWFAAGLFVLADWVGSNEHWFAANAKWKGVGAYWPQARDRAAEAVAALGLAEAAPGDKDGFAELLPHLRGCLPTPMQQAVLDLPAPAGPEMLIVEDLTGGGKTEAALLAARRSMSAGLAAGLYAALPTMATANAMYGRLAEAYGTLFRDGNVSLALAHGGAFLNDEYLASIGRNGDADDGRAVCSHWLADSRKKALLAPCGVGTIDQALLGVLGSKHQSLRLLGLCRSVLVADEVHSFDVYTGELLANLLRFHAALGGSAVLLSATMTAKLRERLIAAWREGRALAGKQTPPLACPPEAEDAPFPLLTRVTDEGGEARPVTTRRSLNVAVRPVNAVSGMLDALCAARTAGACACWIRNTVADVLEAARLLTEERGIPEDDVTVFHARFTGGDRAAIERGVLERFGKESGPEQRAGKILLASQVVEQSLDLDFDLLLSDLAPMELLIQRAGRCHRHTRPRPAGYASAVMPVLMPEPSNDAGPDWYARLFDKGQYVYPRPAVLWRTARLLCGKGAIVLPRDARELVEGAYADGAAVAPGSLDDAEMSAYAKERADASVAHFGMLKFPEGYAVGDSPWGDDLTAPTRLGEPARGVRLLRVDANGVRLWHDDSHGPAMDTCVRSEVRIPLRKLAEADIPASCETAVAELMAAMPDKGKWCICLPLLETAPGVWTGSGTDGLGRTVRFRYAARTGLEVD, translated from the coding sequence ATGCAGTACAATTATTGGGGAAAAAGTTTCACAGATGGACGGTGGCACCACCTCGCGCACCACTGCCTGGACGCGGCCGCCGTAACCGAACGCCTACTGGAAACGAACACGTCCTGGCAGGCCCGCGCGGACGCACTGTCGCCCCTGCCCTCCGCTTACACCCGCTCGCTGTTGCTGTTCCTCGCCGCCTGCCACGACATCGGCAAATTCCACCCCGGATTCCAACGCCTGGTAAGACCGTTGGGCGAATCCCTGGGCCACGTCCGCGGCGCATATGCGCACCATCATACGGAATATGGGCTTGCGTTCTGGGAACAGCTCCAGCCCGAGGATTTTCTCGACTTGCCGGACCCGTATGCCCTGCAACCGCTGCTGACGGCCGCGCTGTGCCACCATGGAGCGCCGCGGGACACCCCCATGGACCTCGGCCCGTCGTACGGATACGTCATGCCCGATGTTGCGGAGTTCATCCGCGAGATGGCGGCCACTTTCCTGACTGTCCCCTGCCCCGAATGCGCGGCGTGTGAAGAAGACGCCTTCCAACCGTTGTCGTGGTTCGCGGCCGGGCTGTTCGTTCTGGCCGACTGGGTCGGCTCCAACGAGCATTGGTTCGCGGCGAACGCCAAATGGAAAGGCGTCGGGGCCTATTGGCCGCAAGCGCGGGACCGGGCCGCCGAGGCCGTGGCCGCTCTCGGACTGGCGGAAGCCGCGCCGGGCGACAAGGACGGCTTTGCCGAGCTGCTCCCCCATCTGCGGGGATGCCTGCCGACGCCGATGCAACAGGCCGTGCTCGACCTGCCCGCTCCGGCGGGACCGGAGATGCTGATAGTCGAGGACCTGACCGGCGGAGGCAAGACCGAGGCCGCATTGCTGGCCGCCCGCCGCAGCATGAGCGCCGGGCTTGCCGCGGGATTGTATGCTGCGCTGCCCACCATGGCCACGGCCAACGCCATGTACGGCCGCCTGGCCGAGGCCTACGGCACTCTGTTCCGGGACGGAAACGTATCCCTGGCGCTTGCGCACGGCGGCGCATTCTTGAACGACGAATACCTCGCGAGCATCGGCCGGAATGGTGATGCGGACGACGGCCGGGCCGTATGTTCGCACTGGCTGGCGGACAGCCGCAAGAAGGCGCTCCTGGCCCCCTGCGGCGTCGGGACCATCGATCAGGCGCTCCTCGGCGTGCTCGGCTCCAAACACCAGTCCCTGCGGCTGCTCGGCCTGTGCCGTTCTGTGCTGGTGGCGGACGAAGTCCATTCCTTTGACGTCTATACCGGGGAATTGCTGGCGAATCTTTTGCGATTCCATGCGGCCCTCGGCGGCAGCGCGGTGCTGCTTTCGGCCACGATGACCGCGAAATTGCGCGAACGGCTGATCGCAGCATGGCGGGAAGGCCGCGCCCTGGCGGGCAAGCAGACGCCGCCCCTCGCCTGTCCCCCGGAAGCCGAAGACGCTCCCTTCCCGCTCCTGACGCGGGTGACGGACGAGGGCGGCGAGGCCCGGCCCGTGACGACGCGCCGTTCGCTGAATGTGGCCGTGCGGCCGGTGAATGCGGTATCCGGGATGCTCGACGCGCTGTGTGCAGCGCGGACGGCCGGGGCCTGCGCCTGCTGGATACGCAACACCGTGGCCGACGTGCTGGAGGCGGCCCGGCTGCTGACGGAGGAGCGGGGTATCCCCGAAGACGACGTGACAGTGTTCCACGCCCGATTCACTGGCGGAGACCGGGCGGCCATCGAGCGCGGCGTCCTGGAACGATTCGGTAAGGAAAGCGGACCGGAACAGCGGGCCGGAAAAATCCTGCTTGCCTCGCAGGTCGTGGAACAATCCCTGGATCTCGATTTCGACCTTCTGCTCAGCGATCTCGCACCGATGGAACTGCTGATCCAGCGCGCGGGCCGCTGCCACCGGCATACCCGCCCGCGCCCGGCGGGGTATGCGTCCGCCGTCATGCCGGTGCTCATGCCCGAGCCCTCGAACGACGCCGGGCCGGATTGGTACGCGCGCCTGTTCGACAAGGGACAGTATGTGTATCCGCGTCCCGCCGTGCTCTGGCGAACGGCCCGGCTCCTGTGCGGCAAGGGTGCCATCGTCCTGCCGCGCGATGCTCGGGAACTGGTGGAAGGCGCCTACGCGGACGGCGCGGCGGTCGCGCCGGGCTCCCTGGATGATGCGGAGATGTCGGCCTATGCCAAGGAAAGGGCCGATGCGTCCGTCGCCCACTTCGGAATGCTCAAGTTCCCGGAAGGCTACGCGGTCGGCGATTCTCCCTGGGGTGACGACCTCACGGCCCCTACCCGCCTGGGCGAACCGGCGCGCGGCGTGCGGCTGCTTCGGGTGGATGCGAACGGCGTGCGCCTCTGGCACGACGACAGCCACGGTCCGGCCATGGACACCTGCGTACGCTCCGAAGTCCGCATCCCCTTGCGGAAGCTGGCGGAAGCCGACATCCCGGCATCCTGCGAAACCGCCGTGGCCGAACTGATGGCCGCCATGCCGGACAAGGGGAAATGGTGCATTTGCCTGCCGCTCCTGGAAACCGCGCCCGGCGTCTGGACCGGCAGCGGCACGGACGGCCTGGGCCGGACCGTGCGGTTCCGCTATGCAGCGAGAACCGGGCTGGAGGTTGACTGA